Genomic DNA from Sphingobium sp. V4:
CGTGCGGAGATGGAGGATCATGGCGACGCGCGGCGCAAATATCGCCACGCTCCGCGTTTCGCGCCGGCCGGCCAGTCGACGCAGATGATCGTCGGCGCCGACGCGGCGGATGACCGCGCGATCATTGCGCGGGCGAGCAGCCTCTACGACCGGCACCGGCTGCGGCGCGTCTATTACAGCGCCTTCTCCCCCATTCCTTCGCCCAGCGCGGTGCTGCCGCTCAAGCGCCCGCCGCTCCTGCGCGAACATCGCCTCTACCAGTCGGACTGGATGATGCGCTTCTACGGCTATGATGCGGGCGAGATCGCCGCTGCCACGGACCCTGCCACCGGCTGCCTGCCGCTCGACATCGACCCCAAGCTGGCCTGGGCGCTCAACCATCGCGCGACCTTCCCGGTCGATGTCAACCGTGCCCCGCGCGAAGCGCTGCTGCGGGTGCCGGGCCTGGGCGTGAAGGCCGTGGACCGCATCCTGGCGAGCCGCCGCCACCGCCGGTTGCGGCTGGAAGATGTCGGCCGGCTCACCACCTCCATCATCAAGCTGCGCCCCTTCCTGGTGACGGCGGACTGGCGGCCGACGGCGCTGGTCGACCGGATCGACCTGCGCGCCCACATCGCCCCGCCGGCCCGCCAGCTCGAACTCTTCGCCTGACCGCGGCATTTCCATCGCCAGATTCCCCTTGATTGCGTGACTTTATCGTGAAATTCTGTGTTCCGGGTCATTTATGGAGGACGGGGCCGTGGCGACCACATTGGGCAATCGGGGGCAGGGGCGCGCCGGTTATGCCAAGCGGATCAGCAGTCATCTTGCTGCCGCGCTGGTGGTCTTCTGCCTGCTCCAGATCTTCATCGTCGCGAAGATGGGGGGATCGCTCGTCCTGCACCTGGGCATCATCATCGCGATCGGCGGCTATGCCCTCGCCGCGCGCGGGCTGGAACGGCGCTGGCACATGCTGGAGCAGGGCGGCCTGTCGCAGCATGGACTGGCGCTGCGGTTCCGGCGCGACCTGCTGCAACTCTGGGGGGCGAGCCTCATCGGCGCGCTACTCTGGATTCCGGTCGCGATCATCTATCGCTTCCTCTTCGGCTGATTTTTCTTCGGCGGATCGGCCGGAGCCAATTGCCGCGCCTGTCGTTGTCCTTGCTCGCACGAGGAGGACAGACCATGGCCGACGCCAGTATTTTCCATCGCCTGAAGCAGGATCACGACGCCCACCGCCAGCTCTTCGCCAAGATGGCGGACGCCGACCGCGACCAGGATGGGGAGCGGCTGGAAAAGCTGTTCGCCCAGTTCAAGGTCGAGGTGACGGCCCATGCCGCCGCCGAGGAGGAAACGCTCTACGCCACCATGCTGTCCCGCCCCGACCTGCGCGAGGATGCGCAGCACAGCGTGTCGGAACACAAGGAGATCGACGATTTTCTGGAGGAGCTGGACGGCCTGGCCTTCAATGGCGAGGAATGGCGCAAGACCTTTGCAGACATGAAGAAGCGCTACCTCCACCATATCGAAGAGGAGGAGGAAGAGATGTTCCCCGACGCCGCCAGGGATCTGACGACGGACGAGGAGCAGGAACTGGGCGCGCTGTTCGCCAAGCGCAAGCCCGCCGAACTGGAGCGCGCCCAGGCCGACGAGTGATGTCATGCACCGCGTCGTATTGACGGCCCCCGATGATTTCGAGGGCTGGCGCGATGCGGCGCGGGGGCTGGCGATGGCCGGGGTCGATCCGGCGGCCATCGTCTGGCAGGTGGGCGATGCGCCGGGCGACCTGTTCGGTGACGCCGTCGCGCCCCCGGCGCCGCCAGCCGGCGGCCTTGCCGTCCCGCGCGCCTTCATCGACCTGGCCCGAAGCGCCATTCTCCACCGCGATCCCGAACGCTTCGCCTTGCTGTATATGTTGCTCTGCCGGTTGCGCGACCGGCCGCGGCTGATGGAGGACAAGGCCGACCCGCTCCTGCGCCGCATCGACGCGCTGGCAAAGGCGGTGCGGCGCGATGTCCACAAGATGCGCGCCTTCGTCCGCTTCCGCGAAGTGGCGGAGGGAGAAGGCGTGCGCTTCGTTGCCTGGTTCGAACCGGAACATCATGTCGTCCGCGCCAATGCGGGCTTCTTCGTGCGTCGCTTCGCCGCGATGCGCTGGTCGATCCTGACGCCGGAACTGAGCATCCATTGGGACGGTGGGGCGTTGACGCAGGGACCGGGTGCGACCCGCCAGGACGCGCCGGACGGCGACCCGGTCGAAGCGCTGTGGAAGGGCTATTATGCCGCGATCTTCAATCCCGCCCGGCTCAAGACCGGCGCGATGCTGTCGGAAATGCCGAAAAAATACTGGCGCAACCTGCCGGAAGCGGCGCTCATCCCCGATCTCGTCGCCGGCGCGCAGCGGCGGGAGGCGGCCATGATCGCGACCGCGCCCAAGGCGCCGGCCGCCCGATCGGCCAACAGCGCCACCGCCTGGAGCGCGGTGCGGGACCAGGCGCTGCGCTGTACCCGCTGCCCGCTCCACCGGGACGCGACCCGGACCGTCTTCGGCGAAGGCCCGCTCGATGCCTCGCTCTTCTTCATCGGCGAGCAGCCCGGCGACCAGGAGGATCTGGCCGGCCGGCCCTTCGTCGGCCCGGCGGGGCAATTGTTCGACCAGGCATTGGCGGAGGCCGGGGTGGATCGCGCCCGCGCCTATGTCACCAACGCGGTCAAGCATTTCAAATATGCACAGCGCGGCAAGCGGCGCATCCACCAGACGCCGGACGCGGGCGAGGTGCAGGCCTGCCATTGGTGGCTGGCGCAGGAACTGGACATCATCCGTCCCCGGCTGCTGGTCGCGCTCGGGGCAACGGCGGCGCGGGCGATGCTGGGGAAGCCCGTGACGATCAGCCGGACGCGCGGACAGGCGATCGCGCTGGAATCGGGCGCGGAAGGGTGGGTGACGGTCCATCCCAGCTATCTGCTGCGCCTGCCCGACCCGGTGCAGGCGGCCGAAGAACGGAT
This window encodes:
- a CDS encoding UdgX family uracil-DNA binding protein (This protein belongs to the uracil DNA glycosylase superfamily, members of which act in excision repair of DNA. However, it belongs more specifically to UdgX branch, whose founding member was found to bind uracil in DNA (where it does not belong), without cleaving it, appears to promote DNA repair by a pathway involving RecA, rather than base excision.) — protein: MHRVVLTAPDDFEGWRDAARGLAMAGVDPAAIVWQVGDAPGDLFGDAVAPPAPPAGGLAVPRAFIDLARSAILHRDPERFALLYMLLCRLRDRPRLMEDKADPLLRRIDALAKAVRRDVHKMRAFVRFREVAEGEGVRFVAWFEPEHHVVRANAGFFVRRFAAMRWSILTPELSIHWDGGALTQGPGATRQDAPDGDPVEALWKGYYAAIFNPARLKTGAMLSEMPKKYWRNLPEAALIPDLVAGAQRREAAMIATAPKAPAARSANSATAWSAVRDQALRCTRCPLHRDATRTVFGEGPLDASLFFIGEQPGDQEDLAGRPFVGPAGQLFDQALAEAGVDRARAYVTNAVKHFKYAQRGKRRIHQTPDAGEVQACHWWLAQELDIIRPRLLVALGATAARAMLGKPVTISRTRGQAIALESGAEGWVTVHPSYLLRLPDPVQAAEERMRFVAELRMIGERARALA
- a CDS encoding hemerythrin domain-containing protein encodes the protein MADASIFHRLKQDHDAHRQLFAKMADADRDQDGERLEKLFAQFKVEVTAHAAAEEETLYATMLSRPDLREDAQHSVSEHKEIDDFLEELDGLAFNGEEWRKTFADMKKRYLHHIEEEEEEMFPDAARDLTTDEEQELGALFAKRKPAELERAQADE
- a CDS encoding putative DNA modification/repair radical SAM protein, translating into MVQLSPRQKLEILADAAKYDASCASSGTARRDSRGGKGIGSTEGMGICHAYAPDGRCISLLKILLTNSCIFDCHYCINRRSSDVRRARFTAQEVVDLTLSFYRRNYIEGLFLSSGIIRSSDYTMEQLVEVARSLREDHEFRGYIHLKTIPDADPELIRRAGLHADRLSINVELPTESGLRQLAPEKNGGRIEGAMGRLRAEMEDHGDARRKYRHAPRFAPAGQSTQMIVGADAADDRAIIARASSLYDRHRLRRVYYSAFSPIPSPSAVLPLKRPPLLREHRLYQSDWMMRFYGYDAGEIAAATDPATGCLPLDIDPKLAWALNHRATFPVDVNRAPREALLRVPGLGVKAVDRILASRRHRRLRLEDVGRLTTSIIKLRPFLVTADWRPTALVDRIDLRAHIAPPARQLELFA